One region of Ahniella affigens genomic DNA includes:
- the dnaG gene encoding DNA primase, with protein sequence MARIPEQFIDELLARTDIVDVVESRVPLQRAGREFRARCPFHDERTPSFWVSPTKQFYHCFGCGVHGSAIKFLMEYDRVEFIDAVEDLAGRVGLKVPYEQRPGRTPERDFGDLYEVLDAAARFFQQQLPKSDKAKAYLDKRRIDPAMVERFQIGYAPDSWDALKQALGARAGGGKLLDQAGLSSSNDQGRSYDKFRDRLMFPIQDRRSRVIAFGGRVLDPEASPKYLNSPETALFQKGRELYALNQVRLAHSKISRLIVVEGYVDVIALFQFGITQAVATLGTATTRDHAELLFRNAADVYFCFDGDRAGRSAAWRAVENVLPRMRDGRQAHFLFLPDGEDPDTLIRKEGAHGFEERLKSAAPLSEFFFAHQEVETDLGTADGRARLAEKCKSMIAGIPEGAFRDRMQEMLIEKSTIRWNLPSSLGGVREKAESMLDDRVAAMRATANPQAAAPVVRKQSDRHPVRLSVIRSAIALLLQKPQLALAIEPPYLFSELRQPGVRLFVEMLSIVRARPEITSALLLETLSEREEGEALRKLALMDFPAAPEHWQAEFNDALSSLDRQTRQQRLADLTKRQSEVGWVGMSDVEKIELRELHRLLGRLNG encoded by the coding sequence ATGGCCCGGATCCCCGAACAATTCATCGATGAACTGCTGGCGCGCACCGACATTGTCGATGTCGTGGAGTCGCGCGTGCCGCTGCAGCGCGCCGGGCGCGAGTTTCGTGCGCGCTGCCCGTTTCATGATGAGCGCACGCCGTCGTTCTGGGTGAGCCCGACGAAGCAGTTCTACCATTGCTTCGGTTGCGGCGTGCACGGTTCGGCGATCAAGTTTTTGATGGAGTACGACCGCGTCGAGTTTATCGATGCGGTGGAAGATCTGGCTGGGCGCGTTGGTCTGAAGGTCCCATACGAGCAGCGGCCAGGGCGCACGCCAGAGCGGGACTTTGGCGATCTGTACGAGGTGCTGGACGCCGCCGCTCGCTTCTTTCAGCAGCAGTTGCCAAAGAGCGACAAGGCCAAGGCTTACCTCGACAAGCGCCGGATTGATCCCGCCATGGTGGAGCGCTTTCAGATCGGCTACGCACCGGACTCCTGGGACGCGCTGAAGCAAGCGTTGGGCGCGCGTGCGGGCGGTGGCAAGTTGCTGGATCAAGCCGGCCTGTCGTCGAGCAACGACCAAGGGCGGAGCTACGACAAGTTCCGGGATCGGCTGATGTTTCCGATTCAAGACCGACGTAGTCGGGTGATTGCGTTTGGTGGTCGCGTATTGGATCCGGAAGCAAGTCCGAAGTACTTGAACTCACCCGAGACCGCGTTGTTCCAGAAAGGACGCGAGCTCTATGCGCTGAACCAGGTGCGGCTCGCGCACAGCAAGATCTCGCGCCTGATTGTGGTCGAGGGCTACGTTGATGTGATCGCGTTGTTTCAGTTTGGGATCACGCAGGCGGTGGCCACCCTCGGAACGGCGACCACGCGCGATCATGCTGAGCTCTTGTTCCGCAATGCCGCCGATGTCTACTTCTGTTTTGACGGCGATCGCGCGGGTCGAAGCGCCGCCTGGCGCGCGGTTGAGAACGTGCTGCCGCGCATGCGTGATGGTCGGCAGGCACACTTTCTGTTTCTGCCGGATGGTGAAGACCCAGACACGTTGATCCGCAAGGAAGGCGCGCATGGTTTTGAGGAGCGCCTCAAGTCGGCTGCGCCGTTGTCTGAGTTCTTTTTTGCACATCAAGAAGTGGAAACGGATCTCGGTACCGCTGACGGTCGCGCGCGTCTCGCCGAGAAGTGCAAGTCAATGATTGCGGGCATTCCGGAGGGGGCGTTCCGCGACCGGATGCAGGAAATGCTCATCGAAAAGAGCACGATCCGATGGAACTTGCCGAGCAGTCTGGGTGGTGTTCGCGAAAAGGCCGAGTCCATGCTGGACGACCGCGTCGCTGCGATGCGAGCCACCGCGAATCCGCAGGCTGCGGCGCCGGTCGTGCGCAAGCAGTCCGACCGCCATCCCGTGCGGCTGAGTGTAATCCGCTCGGCCATTGCGCTCCTGTTACAGAAGCCGCAACTCGCGTTGGCGATCGAGCCGCCGTATCTGTTTTCTGAGCTGAGACAACCCGGCGTGCGCTTGTTCGTGGAAATGCTGAGTATCGTCCGCGCCCGTCCCGAGATTACCAGTGCCCTGTTGCTCGAAACGCTGTCCGAACGGGAAGAGGGCGAAGCGCTGCGCAAGTTGGCGTTGATGGACTTTCCGGCGGCACCTGAACATTGGCAGGCCGAATTCAACGATGCCCTCTCGAGCCTCGATCGCCAAACGCGACAACAGCGCTTGGCGGATCTCACTAAACGGCAGTCTGAAGTTGGTTGGGTCGGCATGAGCGATGTTGAGAAAATAGAACTCCGCGAACTGCACCGACTGCTTGGGCGGTTGAATGGCTGA
- a CDS encoding cytochrome D1 domain-containing protein, whose amino-acid sequence MRAHRSALLFMSVLASAALAAESDTVNERLPKQGNQAGEAAFLANCAACHQPAGTGLPGAFPPLAGSDFLAKNDRNSVLSSILKGINGKLIVNGVEYNNVMPAMSHLSDADVANIVTYVYQSWGNPGGSVKAAEVGAARKTLSVSTDPAQGERHPGTKEAEMKYQAGASTVPSETVEMVVNPDAPAISRPEFNRATQIFFERCAGCHGVLRKGATGKPLTPDITRAKGTQYLEALINYGSPAGMPNWGTSGELSKEEVNIMARFLQHDPPNPPEFGMKEMRESWKVLVPVDQRPTKPMHNRNIENFFSVTLRDAGKVAIIDGDKKEVVAVLPTGYAVHISRMSDSGRYVYTIGRDAKIDLIDLWMSPPQIVAEIKVGLEARSVETSKYKGYEDRYAIAGSYWPPQYVIMDGPTLEPMRIVSTRGMTVDTQEYHPEPRVAAIVASHEHPEFIVNVKETGRILLVNYSDIENLQVTTLNAARFLHDGGWDSTHRYFLTAANQSNKIAVVDSKERKMVNLVDADKIPHPGRGANFVHPKYGPVWVTSALGNEKISLVGTDPVNHPDQAWKVVEVLNGQGGGSLFVKTHPKSKHLYVDTPLNPDVKFSQTVAVFDTEHLDQGYKVLPIAEWAKLGPGPKRVVQPEYNQAGDEVWFSVWSGSKEESALVVVDDKTLKLKAVIKGPEIVTPTGKFNTFNTVHDVY is encoded by the coding sequence ATGCGTGCACATCGATCTGCACTGCTGTTCATGAGTGTGTTGGCAAGCGCCGCACTGGCCGCCGAATCCGATACTGTTAACGAACGCTTGCCGAAACAAGGCAATCAGGCGGGCGAAGCGGCCTTCTTGGCAAATTGTGCAGCCTGTCACCAACCTGCGGGCACCGGCTTGCCCGGTGCGTTTCCGCCACTGGCTGGCTCTGACTTTCTGGCCAAGAACGATCGCAATTCGGTGCTTTCGTCGATCTTGAAGGGCATCAATGGGAAGCTCATCGTCAACGGCGTCGAATACAACAACGTGATGCCCGCGATGAGTCATCTGAGCGATGCCGATGTTGCGAACATCGTGACCTATGTCTATCAAAGCTGGGGCAATCCGGGCGGCTCGGTCAAAGCCGCTGAGGTCGGCGCCGCCCGTAAGACCCTGTCCGTGTCGACCGATCCGGCACAAGGCGAGCGGCATCCGGGAACCAAGGAAGCCGAAATGAAGTATCAGGCCGGTGCGTCAACCGTGCCGTCTGAGACAGTCGAAATGGTCGTCAATCCTGATGCGCCGGCGATCAGTCGTCCGGAGTTCAATCGCGCGACGCAGATATTTTTTGAGCGTTGCGCCGGCTGTCATGGCGTGCTGCGCAAAGGTGCGACGGGCAAGCCACTGACGCCTGATATCACGCGCGCCAAGGGTACGCAGTATCTGGAAGCGCTGATCAACTACGGTTCGCCTGCGGGGATGCCGAACTGGGGTACCTCGGGTGAGCTCAGCAAGGAAGAGGTCAATATCATGGCCCGGTTCCTGCAACATGATCCGCCAAACCCGCCCGAATTCGGCATGAAGGAGATGCGCGAAAGCTGGAAGGTGCTGGTGCCGGTCGATCAGCGGCCGACCAAGCCTATGCACAACCGTAACATCGAGAACTTCTTCTCGGTGACGCTTCGCGACGCCGGCAAGGTGGCGATCATTGATGGCGACAAGAAGGAAGTCGTTGCCGTACTGCCGACGGGTTACGCAGTCCATATTTCCCGCATGTCCGATTCGGGGCGCTACGTCTACACCATCGGCCGCGACGCCAAGATCGACTTGATCGATCTGTGGATGAGTCCGCCGCAGATCGTGGCCGAAATCAAAGTAGGCCTGGAAGCGCGCTCGGTGGAGACCAGCAAGTACAAGGGCTATGAAGACCGCTATGCGATTGCTGGGAGTTACTGGCCGCCGCAGTACGTGATCATGGACGGCCCGACGCTGGAACCGATGAGGATCGTATCGACCCGTGGCATGACGGTGGACACCCAGGAGTACCACCCGGAGCCACGTGTCGCCGCCATCGTGGCCAGCCACGAGCACCCGGAATTCATTGTCAACGTCAAGGAAACCGGTCGCATCTTGCTCGTCAACTACTCTGACATCGAAAACCTGCAAGTCACAACGCTGAATGCTGCGCGCTTCCTGCACGATGGCGGTTGGGACTCGACGCATCGCTACTTCCTGACGGCCGCCAATCAGTCGAACAAGATTGCTGTGGTCGATTCGAAGGAACGCAAGATGGTCAATCTGGTGGATGCCGACAAGATCCCGCATCCGGGTCGTGGCGCGAACTTTGTGCATCCGAAGTACGGCCCAGTCTGGGTGACCAGTGCACTCGGCAACGAGAAGATCAGTCTGGTCGGAACGGATCCAGTTAATCATCCCGATCAGGCTTGGAAAGTCGTCGAGGTGCTGAACGGGCAGGGCGGCGGTTCGTTGTTCGTCAAGACGCATCCAAAGAGCAAGCATCTGTATGTTGATACGCCGTTGAATCCTGACGTCAAGTTCAGTCAGACGGTTGCCGTGTTCGACACCGAGCACTTGGACCAAGGCTACAAGGTGCTGCCGATCGCCGAGTGGGCAAAGCTCGGGCCTGGCCCGAAACGCGTCGTCCAACCCGAATACAACCAGGCGGGCGATGAAGTGTGGTTTTCGGTGTGGAGCGGCTCGAAGGAAGAAAGCGCTCTGGTTGTTGTGGATGACAAGACGCTGAAGCTGAAGGCCGTGATCAAGGGCCCGGAAATTGTGACACCGACCGGCAAGTTCAATACGTTCAACACGGTTCACGACGTCTACTGA
- a CDS encoding TonB-dependent receptor plug domain-containing protein: MKSKPLALALSLIIANGLVSAQSTGAAMSAGSGNADADQAEKLAPVVVTGEITYRDRTEEPATLVYDLAYFQRFEPLTVGDMLKRVPSVAFLSDVLEYDGVRLRGLDSGYTQILINGKRVPGAGFDRSFFVDRIPAELVERIEIVRSSSADRSGDAIAGSLNIVLRDGYSLDGGYIRAGGLHFNDDEIEPSLSVVWGGEAAGGNLLLGANAQGRRNPKEKFSQRFAEPNGELDNTEVQTDVRSGEDYSFNADYSRAVGDGNLALSAFFVRTDRLQDEDSLEYVEGIETNANLSVVNDNDLDIQTDNWFVGAEYEFPMADGETRIRVNYAGLTDDQFEFEEEYEYLRDSNPFPEDDRFTGDQIFTDIDDRELNAELRHERHVGSGELKFGLDVTEKQRDTLITTDRNRITIPNAPGARPTIPGAYGPFLPVAGGDNEINERRLEPFVRLDGEADSLEWEVGLRYQHTDTEIDDATAEAGQQSADKQYGVLLPSAHLRYNLNETQRLTASVARTQRRPGFDQISPALIVGELGDNDLLGNPDLDPETAWGLDLGFENRLGKYGVVGINFFYRDIKDLIEIANTGVEGDDGPGSFVLQPRNTGDGEVWGAELDLSTPLSAFGLDETGVFFNYSWLDSKINDFIGERRFNSQSNYVYNVGFIQELPGPAASFGLSYRKQGDAFSRLVSEEVKTSYDGDLEAFIEKRIGKQWTVRLTGSNLLNASKDEIFDKFNTIADQIDRDYDEYELETETAGRVYQLMFRYAFE; this comes from the coding sequence ATGAAGAGCAAACCGCTTGCGCTCGCCCTGAGCCTCATTATTGCCAATGGCCTGGTGTCGGCCCAATCCACCGGAGCGGCAATGTCTGCAGGTTCGGGGAATGCCGATGCCGACCAAGCCGAAAAGCTGGCGCCGGTGGTGGTGACGGGCGAAATCACGTATCGCGACCGCACCGAAGAACCGGCCACATTGGTCTACGACCTCGCGTACTTTCAGCGCTTCGAGCCCTTGACCGTTGGCGACATGCTGAAGCGCGTCCCGAGCGTCGCGTTTCTGTCCGATGTGCTCGAATACGACGGTGTGCGCTTGCGCGGCCTTGACTCGGGGTATACCCAAATTCTGATCAACGGCAAGCGCGTTCCGGGCGCCGGGTTCGACCGCAGCTTCTTCGTCGACCGCATCCCCGCTGAGCTCGTGGAGCGCATCGAGATTGTCCGCTCGTCGAGTGCTGACCGCAGTGGCGATGCGATTGCCGGCTCGCTGAACATTGTGCTGCGCGATGGCTATTCGTTGGACGGCGGCTACATCCGCGCGGGCGGCTTGCATTTCAATGACGACGAGATCGAACCCAGCCTGAGTGTTGTGTGGGGTGGTGAAGCAGCCGGCGGCAACCTGCTGCTCGGCGCGAACGCCCAAGGCCGTCGGAACCCGAAGGAGAAGTTCAGCCAACGATTTGCTGAGCCAAATGGCGAACTCGACAATACCGAAGTGCAGACCGACGTTCGGAGCGGCGAGGACTACTCGTTCAATGCCGATTACAGCCGCGCGGTTGGCGACGGCAATCTCGCCCTGTCCGCCTTCTTTGTGCGCACCGACCGTCTGCAGGATGAGGACTCGCTTGAGTACGTGGAAGGCATCGAGACCAACGCGAACCTCAGTGTGGTCAACGATAATGACCTCGACATTCAAACTGACAACTGGTTCGTGGGCGCGGAGTACGAGTTCCCGATGGCTGATGGTGAGACTCGGATTCGCGTCAACTATGCCGGATTGACCGACGACCAGTTCGAATTCGAGGAAGAATACGAATACCTGCGCGACAGCAACCCGTTCCCGGAGGACGATCGCTTTACGGGCGACCAGATCTTTACCGACATCGACGATCGTGAGTTGAACGCTGAGCTGCGCCATGAGCGCCATGTCGGCAGCGGTGAACTGAAGTTTGGCCTGGATGTGACGGAGAAGCAGCGCGATACACTGATCACGACCGACCGGAACCGCATCACGATTCCCAATGCCCCCGGCGCTCGCCCCACCATTCCGGGCGCCTACGGTCCGTTCCTGCCAGTCGCTGGCGGTGACAACGAGATCAACGAGCGCCGCTTGGAGCCGTTCGTGCGCTTGGACGGCGAAGCCGATTCGTTGGAGTGGGAAGTCGGACTTCGCTATCAGCACACCGACACCGAAATTGACGACGCAACGGCCGAAGCTGGCCAACAATCTGCGGACAAGCAATACGGCGTGCTGTTGCCTTCCGCACACCTGCGCTACAACCTGAACGAGACACAGCGTTTGACCGCCTCCGTGGCGCGGACGCAGCGCCGCCCGGGGTTCGATCAGATATCGCCTGCGCTGATCGTTGGCGAACTCGGTGACAACGATTTGCTCGGCAATCCGGACCTCGATCCGGAAACCGCGTGGGGTCTGGATCTTGGTTTCGAGAACCGTCTCGGCAAGTATGGTGTGGTCGGCATCAACTTCTTCTATCGCGATATCAAGGACCTGATTGAGATCGCCAACACAGGCGTCGAAGGAGATGATGGCCCAGGCAGCTTTGTGCTGCAGCCGCGCAACACCGGCGACGGCGAAGTGTGGGGTGCGGAACTGGACCTCTCGACGCCGCTTTCCGCGTTCGGCCTGGACGAGACGGGCGTGTTCTTCAACTATTCGTGGTTGGATAGCAAGATAAACGACTTCATCGGTGAGCGTCGTTTCAACAGCCAATCGAACTACGTCTACAACGTCGGCTTCATCCAGGAGCTGCCAGGCCCGGCGGCGTCGTTCGGTCTGAGCTATCGCAAGCAAGGCGATGCGTTCAGCCGTCTGGTGTCGGAAGAAGTGAAAACCTCGTACGACGGCGATCTGGAGGCGTTCATCGAAAAGCGCATCGGCAAGCAATGGACCGTTCGTTTGACCGGCTCCAATCTGTTGAATGCGTCGAAAGACGAGATCTTCGACAAGTTCAACACGATCGCAGATCAGATCGACCGCGACTACGACGAGTACGAATTGGAAACGGAGACTGCTGGTCGGGTGTATCAGTTGATGTTCCGATACGCGTTTGAGTGA
- a CDS encoding WD40/YVTN/BNR-like repeat-containing protein: MRVLRSSLVLIGLGTVLGGCVNQSATQASLPWWQMPAAQLKKTPGPGDLRAVQMSYPTGRFDPAWLVSAAEEVNRVPKGVPAGVNRLRTPIGPLALNPSAFTAVGPMPLNPGNSAAAGRTNDILVDPSDTTIAYIASDGGGVWKTTNCCSAATTWTVKTDFPELASSAIGDLAMDPNDPNVIYAGTGDLRYGSFSFGSAGVLRSADKGETWTVLGLSVFGPALTPLVGNFPQYQSIGKVAVDPNNSANLIVGTKTGLFVSNDTGATWAGPCYTNTFSTQRQDVTGLLAIDAGTTTELVVAIGTRGSPTPVQPDLDRNGANGVYRATLPATGCPVIGDWTLRNNNWPAGTGNGTTAGSAVGRVELAVAPTNNQVIYALVSDTNLNNGVLGVWKSTDRATTWAAIGSASAFGGCDTEGTQMWYDSGLTVDPNNENTVYASAVDAFKSTNGGAAFNNLTCGYVGGNVHVDHHSRAFVGTDSARLLLGSDGGVWYSSNATAGSPTFIPINNTLNTIEFYSGDITANFANATSPGISGGAQDNGSNTAILSQPISATSWTTRLGGDGIFTRIDPIVRTGGGQRWYYSSQNGNMVVAVNGPSGTSSASPAWSGDTKSFVAPFEIYRYGALDVAGSGCTTANGCTRLIAGSTRVWETITGGQGSAQWYVNSPTLTKNPSPLGARGFINQLTHAVHDPSFAAVATNDGNVQWGRGLGVGTANTATWVNLTDNNAFLPNRPIMDVTFHPSNSLIVYASVGGFDQNTPTTPGHVFQATCTANCASFVWADKTGNLPNIPVNTILANPNLPNQVFVGTDWGLYFTDDITAATPTWQRHEGLPHVMVWDMSIDRGFTTLAVFTRSRGAWVWPLPAPPGDGLFVDSFE, encoded by the coding sequence ATGCGTGTGCTTCGCAGTTCATTGGTTTTGATCGGTCTTGGGACGGTGCTTGGCGGCTGTGTGAATCAGTCCGCGACACAGGCAAGCCTGCCTTGGTGGCAGATGCCGGCGGCACAACTGAAGAAGACGCCTGGTCCGGGCGATCTACGTGCGGTGCAGATGAGTTATCCGACCGGGCGCTTTGACCCTGCGTGGTTGGTCAGCGCAGCAGAAGAAGTCAATCGGGTGCCAAAGGGCGTTCCGGCTGGCGTAAACCGGTTGCGAACGCCAATCGGACCGTTGGCGCTGAATCCGAGTGCATTCACGGCGGTGGGCCCGATGCCGCTGAATCCTGGGAACAGTGCTGCGGCCGGGCGCACGAACGATATTTTGGTCGATCCGAGCGATACCACGATTGCCTACATCGCATCCGACGGCGGCGGCGTTTGGAAGACGACGAATTGCTGTTCAGCGGCAACGACCTGGACGGTCAAGACCGATTTCCCGGAACTCGCCAGCTCGGCGATTGGCGATCTCGCCATGGATCCGAACGATCCGAACGTGATTTATGCGGGTACCGGTGACCTGCGCTACGGCTCTTTTTCGTTTGGTTCGGCCGGGGTGCTGCGAAGCGCCGACAAGGGCGAAACGTGGACCGTGCTCGGGCTCTCCGTGTTCGGCCCCGCGCTAACGCCTCTGGTGGGCAATTTCCCGCAGTATCAGTCGATCGGCAAGGTTGCGGTGGACCCGAACAACAGCGCGAATCTGATTGTCGGCACCAAGACCGGGCTGTTCGTCTCCAATGATACCGGCGCGACCTGGGCGGGTCCTTGTTACACGAACACCTTCTCAACGCAAAGACAGGACGTGACCGGCCTGCTCGCGATTGACGCAGGCACAACGACCGAGTTGGTGGTTGCCATTGGGACGCGCGGTTCGCCGACTCCCGTGCAGCCCGATCTGGATCGCAATGGGGCCAATGGCGTCTACCGGGCGACGTTGCCGGCAACCGGTTGCCCCGTCATCGGCGACTGGACCCTGCGCAACAACAACTGGCCGGCTGGCACGGGTAATGGCACGACTGCAGGCAGTGCCGTGGGACGCGTCGAGTTGGCCGTGGCGCCGACCAATAATCAGGTGATCTACGCCCTGGTGTCCGATACCAATCTGAATAATGGGGTTCTCGGCGTGTGGAAGTCGACGGACCGCGCCACGACTTGGGCGGCGATTGGCAGTGCATCGGCGTTTGGCGGCTGCGATACCGAAGGCACGCAGATGTGGTACGACTCAGGCTTGACCGTTGATCCGAACAACGAGAACACCGTCTATGCGAGTGCGGTCGACGCATTCAAATCGACGAATGGTGGTGCCGCGTTCAATAACCTGACTTGTGGCTATGTGGGTGGCAACGTCCACGTCGATCATCACTCCCGTGCGTTCGTCGGGACTGATTCGGCTCGACTGCTGCTCGGTAGCGATGGTGGCGTGTGGTATTCGAGCAATGCCACGGCCGGTAGCCCGACCTTCATCCCCATCAACAACACGCTCAACACGATCGAGTTCTACTCGGGCGACATTACGGCGAATTTTGCCAATGCGACCAGCCCCGGTATCAGTGGTGGTGCGCAGGACAACGGCTCGAACACGGCGATTTTGAGTCAGCCAATTTCGGCGACGTCCTGGACCACTCGGCTTGGTGGAGATGGCATCTTCACGCGCATCGATCCGATTGTGCGTACCGGTGGCGGGCAACGCTGGTACTACTCCAGTCAGAACGGCAATATGGTCGTTGCCGTCAATGGTCCTTCCGGTACCTCGTCCGCATCGCCAGCCTGGTCGGGCGATACAAAGAGCTTTGTCGCGCCGTTCGAAATTTATCGCTATGGCGCACTGGATGTGGCGGGAAGCGGCTGCACGACGGCCAACGGTTGTACGCGCCTCATCGCAGGCTCGACGCGCGTCTGGGAAACCATCACCGGTGGTCAGGGCTCGGCGCAGTGGTACGTGAATTCCCCAACGTTGACCAAGAACCCGAGTCCGCTGGGCGCTCGCGGCTTTATCAATCAGCTGACCCATGCCGTACATGATCCGAGCTTTGCAGCGGTTGCAACGAACGACGGCAATGTGCAATGGGGCCGTGGCCTGGGTGTTGGCACTGCGAATACCGCAACGTGGGTGAACCTGACCGACAACAACGCCTTCCTGCCCAATCGCCCGATCATGGACGTCACGTTCCATCCGAGCAATTCCCTGATCGTTTATGCGTCCGTGGGTGGGTTCGACCAGAATACGCCGACGACACCGGGGCATGTCTTTCAGGCCACCTGCACGGCCAACTGCGCCAGCTTTGTGTGGGCCGACAAGACCGGCAACTTGCCGAACATCCCAGTCAACACGATTCTCGCGAATCCGAACTTGCCCAATCAGGTCTTTGTGGGCACCGACTGGGGGCTCTACTTCACCGACGACATCACTGCCGCAACACCCACGTGGCAGCGCCATGAAGGCTTGCCGCACGTGATGGTTTGGGACATGTCGATCGACCGCGGCTTCACCACGCTGGCGGTATTCACGCGTTCACGTGGCGCTTGGGTGTGGCCGCTGCCAGCACCGCCTGGTGATGGTCTGTTCGTCGATAGCTTCGAGTAA
- a CDS encoding alginate export family protein, which produces MIRKTALCIGLTLAIASVTGHAQTAPVAPPSNPWAFSFGTFSLDSRVRYESVDDGGFAETSDALTWRNRLGFRTRAWHGFSAFVEVEDVRALGDDYPTAAAPGNTQPPISDPEGTEWNQALIAYDSGSGVKVQLGRQRLLFDNQRFFGNVGWRQNEQTFDAAVVNWTLPNKGVLDVVWLDGVHRIFGHSHPNTLLREWDLQAPLIHYTQPVSNGSVSAYAYFVENETQPLSSARTVGVRYSGKCPAFASWQWSGTAEYARQSDWADAVDRPDQDYRLLEAGLISAKAHSFKLGWEVLSGDGRFAFQTPFATLHAFNGWADRFLTTPANGLDDLYLSWSGPCHKLTCTVAWHRFESDRLNLDLGKELDVSASYAFTPKLSGIAKYAVFQDADTLADVSKFWLGLEYKR; this is translated from the coding sequence ATGATCCGCAAAACGGCTCTCTGTATTGGCCTGACGCTGGCAATTGCCAGCGTCACCGGTCACGCGCAAACGGCGCCGGTCGCGCCTCCCAGCAATCCCTGGGCATTTTCATTTGGCACCTTCAGCCTGGACTCGCGCGTGCGTTACGAGTCGGTCGATGACGGTGGATTCGCCGAGACATCAGACGCACTCACGTGGCGCAATCGACTGGGTTTTCGAACGCGCGCGTGGCACGGTTTCAGCGCGTTCGTCGAGGTCGAAGACGTACGCGCGTTAGGCGATGATTATCCAACTGCTGCGGCGCCCGGCAACACCCAACCACCGATCAGCGATCCCGAAGGCACCGAGTGGAATCAGGCGTTGATCGCTTACGACAGCGGCAGCGGCGTCAAAGTGCAGCTTGGCCGGCAGCGTTTGCTGTTTGACAACCAGCGGTTTTTTGGCAATGTGGGCTGGCGTCAGAACGAGCAGACCTTTGATGCCGCAGTGGTGAACTGGACCTTGCCGAACAAGGGCGTTCTGGATGTCGTTTGGTTGGATGGCGTGCACCGCATCTTTGGGCATTCGCACCCCAACACCCTGCTTCGTGAGTGGGACCTGCAGGCGCCGCTCATTCACTACACCCAGCCGGTATCGAATGGCAGCGTCAGTGCGTATGCCTACTTTGTCGAGAACGAAACCCAGCCGTTGAGTTCCGCGCGGACAGTCGGCGTCCGCTACAGTGGTAAATGCCCCGCGTTTGCCAGTTGGCAATGGAGTGGCACGGCCGAGTATGCGCGTCAGTCAGACTGGGCTGATGCGGTTGATCGCCCCGACCAGGACTATCGCTTGTTGGAGGCCGGGTTGATCAGCGCGAAAGCGCACTCGTTCAAACTGGGTTGGGAGGTGCTGAGTGGTGATGGCCGCTTCGCGTTTCAGACGCCGTTTGCGACGCTGCATGCATTCAATGGCTGGGCAGACCGCTTCTTGACCACGCCCGCGAACGGACTGGATGACCTCTATTTGTCATGGTCCGGGCCCTGCCACAAACTGACCTGCACCGTGGCCTGGCACCGCTTTGAGAGTGATCGCCTCAACTTGGATCTGGGCAAGGAACTCGACGTCAGTGCCAGCTACGCATTTACTCCCAAGCTGTCAGGGATCGCGAAGTACGCCGTATTTCAGGACGCCGACACGCTGGCCGATGTCAGCAAGTTTTGGCTGGGACTCGAATACAAGCGGTGA